ACAAAGAACGAGGACTATGAAAAAACTTCGCAATGGAGACATTAAAGTAATAGTCGCAACGGATGTAATGGCTCGTGGAATTGACATACCAGAGGTTAGTCACGTAATCAATTTTGATCTACCTAAGACATTAGATGATTATGTCCATCGTATTGGAAGAACAGGTCGTGCAGGGGCTAAAGGAAAAGCTTTTTCCTTTGCTTCTTCTAGGGATTATCAAATGCTTGGGGAAGTGGAAAGATTTATTGATGATCCTAGTGACTCTTCCCCTAAACCACAAAATAGAAGTAGAGGAAGAAGTAGAAGTCTGCAATCAAGAAGACGTTCCAGATAACTTTTGTAAAAAAATAGATGTAAAACCCTAAAAATTGGAGATGTCCAAGTTTTAGGGTTAGTCTTTTCAAGTTTGAAGTGCACAGAAGAATTAAAAAAAGAATAGGCAGGCGATGAAAGAATCTCTATTGTGATTTTTAACAATCAAACACAAGGAGAGACCTTGCCTAAAGGCTACCATCACCTAACCTATGACCAAAGATGTCAGATTTATATTTTAAAAGCTAGAGGAGATACATCTAGCTCAATAGCAAACATTCTAAAAGTTCATCATAGCACTATTAGTAGGGAACTTAAGAGAAATAAAGGGCAACGAGGATACCGTCATCAGCAAGCTCAAGAAAAAGCATTTCTTAGAAAAAATTCTCAGCCCAATAAAAAAATGACTCCTCAAATAGTTACCCGTATTGAAGAAAAAATCAAGTTGCAATGGAGCCCTATACAAATATCCGGATGGCTTAAAAGACATGGTAAAGAACATGTTAGTCATGAGACCATCTATAATCATATCTGGAAAGATAAACGACAGGGAGGACAGCTTTATAGAGAGCTCCGTCATCGAGGGAAAAAATATAACAAGCAGAGAAAGGGAGCTTCTGGAAGAGGGAACATGCCTGGTCGTATAGATATTAAGCAACGGCCTTGTATTGTAGAAAAAAAGACTCGTTTAGGAGACTGGGAACTAGATACAGTCATAGGGGCAGGACATAAAGGCGTAATTGTATCAATGGTAGAAAGAACTTCCAAGCTAACTAAGCTCGCCAAAGTTTCTCATAAAACTGCAGAGGAAGTAAGTCAAGCGTTAATTGAACAACTTAAACCTATCAAAGATTTTGTACACACATTAACAGCAGACAACGGAAAAGAATTTGCCTATCACCAAATGGTTAGTTTCGAGCTAGAGACAGACTTCTACTTTGCAACGCCCTACCATTCTTGGGAAAGAGGCTTAAATGAGCATACAAACGGACTAGTTAGGCAATATTTTCCTAAAACACAAAGCTTTTTAGATACGACTTCCAAGGATATAGAAAGGGTGGAAACTTTACTAAATAACAGACCTAGAAAGGCTCTCAACTTCGAAACTCCACTAGAAGTGTTTACGAGATTATCTACAAACATGCTATGCTCGGGTGCACAATAGATGTTTTTTCAAGTATTTATATGTTCTTTTTTGTGCACTTCAAGGTTGAAAGGGCCGTTTATTTTAAATCATTCCCAACGCGTTATCGCAATAAAGGTTTTTTCTCCGTTTAAATCCCAAACGCTCCCCTCTTCTTTAGAATTATACTCCAGTTTTACACCTAATACTTGTGTCATTACGTAATTTTGATGAATGGATAAAGCCCTCTTAACTTTTTCTGTGGTATTAAGACAAATTTCAATTCGATCGCTTACTGCAAAACTCAAATCTCGGCGCATAGTATTAATCTTATTAACCAATTCCCTTGCTAATGCCTCTATTAATAATTCTTCGTCTAAAACAATATCAATAGCAACAATCACTGAGCCTGTTGCAGAAGCCACTAATCCTTCTTTTACTTGGCGCTCTATTGTGATGTCCTCAGAACTTAAAAGAATGGTTTCGTTTTCAATGACTAACTCATATTGATTCTCTTTCAGCAATCGATTAAGCTTTTTTTGAGAAAGATTTTCTAAGGCTGTCTTAACAGCGCTCATTAGTTTACCTACTTTTTTACCTAAAACACGAAAATTGGGTTTCACTAAAAGTAGAACAAATGCTGTCTCATCTTCTTTAAAGATCACTTCTTTTACATTGAGCTCATCGGCAATCAGCTGTTTTTGCGATTTAAGCTGTTTTAAAATCTCAAGATCAGAAGACACAATAAAGGCAGAGCGCAAAGGTTGACGAACTTTTAATTTGCTTTCCTTACGCAACGCATGCCCCATGCTTACCACAGTTTGTACATAAGACATCTGCTCCTCTAAAAGCTGATCTCTATATACAGGGTTATAAATTGGAAAAGAGCATAGGTGAACCGATTGTAGATCTTGGTAGGTCTTTAAATAAAGATAAATTGCCTCACTTAAAAAAGGAATAAACGGAGCTGCGATCTTGGCTAAATTGATCAACACGGTATACAATGTTTCAAAGGCTAGCCTGCGATCTATTGTATCTTCTTCCGCCCAGAACCTAGATCGGTTTCTACGAATATACCAATTGGTCAATTGGTCGATAAATTTTACAAAAGGATCGACTGCTCGATGCAGTTCATAACGATCTAACCCCTCTGTCACCTCTTGAATTAATCCTTGTAAACAAGACAAGATCCAACGATCGATATCGATCTGAGGAGCAGAAAATTCTACTTCTTTGGGATCCCATTGATAAATCTTTGCATAAGTAGATAAAAAAACCACTGAGTTCCAAAAAGGAATGAGCATCTGACGAAGAACTAATTCTACTCCGCGTTCTGAGAAACGTAAATCTTCTGCGTGAACAACAGGACTATTCAGCAAGTATAAACGCACCGCATCAGCTCCATAACGGTTAAATACCAATTGCGGTTCTGGATAATTCTTAAGACGTTTTGACATCTTATTGCCATCTTCTGCCAAAATAATTCCATTAACAATAACATTTTTAAAAGCCGGTTGATCAAATAACGCTGTTGCAATCACCATTAAAGTATAAAACCAACCACGTGTTTGATCTAATCCCTCTGCAATAAAATCTGCAGGAAACCGATCTAGCGTTTCTTGTTTTTTCTCAAAAGGATAATGATTTTGCGCATAAGGCATAGAGCCCGATTCAAACCAACAATCAAATACTTCTGGTATACGCTTAAATTCCTTACCATTAGCAATAAATGTTAAAGAGTCAATGTAATGCCTGTGCAAATCAGAAACAGCAATCCCTGTTCTTTGTTGTAAATCTTCTATACTGGATAAGACAATCATCTCCCCGTCTTCGCTCCGCCAAATAGGGATAGGTGTTCCCCAGTAGCGGTTTCTTGAAATCGCCCAATCTCTAGCATTTTCTAACCACTTACCAAAACGACCTTCTTTAAGATGATGAGGAACCCATTGAATCTTTCGATTAGCATCCATCATTCGATCTTTGATTTTTTCCACTGCCACAAACCAAGTGCAGACAGCTCGATAAATTAAAGGGGTATCAGAGCGCCAACAAAAAGGATAGCGGTGACGAATTTGCGTATGGTGTAAAACCTTCCCCTCTTTTTTCAATCGCCGAATGATTTCCTTATCAGCGTCTTTTACAAAGAGACCCTCATAGTCAGGAACTAACTTGGTAAATTTACCATTATGATCAATAGGGCACACCACTTCAATGCCTTCTTTGCTGCATGCATAAAAATCCACTTCTCCAAATGCTGGAGCTGCATGTACAAGACCTGTTCCTTCTTCACTGCTAACAGAAACCTCCGCAATGACTCTAAAACCTTCATAACTAGCAAAATAAGGAAACAGGGGATGATAATGCTTAGAAACCAAAGAAGAACCCTTAAAGGTAGTAATGATCTCATACTCCCCTTCTTTAAAATAATGCCCTAAGCGATTATGTGCTAAGATATAATATTGACCTTCTCGTCTAATCTTTACATACTCAAAATTCTCATTAACCATAATCGCTAGATTAGATGGCAGAGTCCAAGGGGTCGTTGTCCATACGATAAATGAGGTATTTGGCTCATCTACAAGAGAAAACAGTACGGTAAGAGAGGGGTCATCTACTTCCTTATAATTAAGATTAGCTTCAAAATTGGATAAAGGGGTTCCTAATTGGGCAGAGAAAGGCATAACTTTATAGCCTTCGTAAACCAATCCTCTTTGATAGAGTTGAGAAAAAACCCACCAAACAGATTCCATAAAGCTAAGATCCATGGTTCGCCAAGTATCTGTGAAACTTACAAAGCGTCCCATGCGCATCACTGTGTATTCCCATTCTTTTGTATAGCGCATAACAATACTGCGACACTCTTCATTGAATTGAGAAATCCCAAACTTTTCAATACAAGAGGCTCCTGATAGCTCTTTAGCCTTTTCAATCTCATTTTCTACAGGCAGCCCATGGCAATCCCAACCAAATCGGCGAGGTACAAAATATCCCTGCATGGTTTTATATCTAGGAATTACATCTTTAATGGTTCCAGCCAAAATATGTCCGTAATGAGGAAGCCCTGTTGCAAAGGGAGGGCCATCATACACAGAAAAAATGGGGTTCGCACGATTTTGATCTACAGATTTTTCAAAAATGTTCTGTTTTTGCCAAAACGCTAAAATACGCTCTTCTCGCTCAGGGAAACTCTCTTGTGAATTGATATCAAACATATAAATAAAAGGGGGTTAAAAGAGTCAATCATAAGCCAAACATCCCTTAAAATGCCAGCTCGTATCTCTTAAAAACTAAAAAACAAACTTAATAAGAAAAAATAAAACTATTTAATATAAATTAAAAATAAATTATATTAATAAATAGATTTCAATCTTATTAATTGCAATATATTTTATTTTTAAATCTATATTCTTATACAGTGAGATAACTATTACAGTGAGATAACTATGTCAATTGATCCATCCTATAAAACAATCTGTATTAATCAAGCATCGCCTCTAGAATTTTTAAAAGGGAAATTATCTCATATTCCTATATTGGGAAATATCGTAACCCGAATGCAAATAAAAAAAGTGGAAAAAGAAGATAAGCTCCTAAACAGGGCCTTGGAACATGTAAAAAATAATAAATATCAATTGGCTGAGAAATGTTTCCTTAAATATGAAAAATATGGCAGAAAAAAAATTGAGCATTATGAAAAGGCAAGATATGAAAAAGTTAGTTTAGAATTGGGTTATAGCTATCTCTTTGGAAATTCCGTAGAAAAAAATCTAGATAAAGCAATTGACTCATTTGGAAAAGCTGGATCTCTACGTTCTGGCTTAGCAGATAAAATTTATTCCTGGAAAAATAGAGGGTTAGATTCTCAGGAGAAGTATTTCTACCTTGCAGAGATCTTTATAGACAATATTTTTTCAGATACAAAGCCTGCTTTAAAAGAAAAATATATGAAAGAAGCTGTTAGCTATTATGAAATTGCTGGGAACTTGGGCTGCATAGAAGCCTACTTAAGACTCAGCCCTATTTATTTGTACAAAATGGGGGAGCTAGAAAAAAGAATAGAGTGTTTGGAAAAAGCTACAGAACTTGGTTCCCCTATTGCTAAATTTATCCTTAAATCCCCTTTGTTAGGTGAAATTTATACTGCTGACCTTTATTTTAAAAAAAGAGAATTTCAACAGGCAATTAACTATTATGAAAAAGCTGCAGAAAAATTTCATCCTCAAGCCTGTATGCGCCTGTTTGAAATATACAGTCAGGGAATAGAAGGACAAATTGCAGTCAACCCAGATCTTGCAAAGAAATATTTAGAAAAATATATTGCCTGTGATAAAACAATCCCTTATATAGATGAGGATATGGTCAGTAGTTCTTAATATTTGTAAATTCTTTTGCTAATTTATCCTCCTATCGCTAATAATGCCTTTTTTTGCTATTATTACGTCTGGGGGTGACTGGTTTCGACTTGGAAACAAAGTACAAGTGGCATGCGGAGGACGTCGGTTGGCCTCCTAAATCATCCGATATAACTATAAATGCAGAAAAAGAAACCTCTTACGGGGAATATTTGCAGGCTGCTTAAGGCTTAACCGCTTTTTGCAACTCGATAGTCTAATGCCTGACTAGGAGCGTTAGAACTATTGTCATTAATCCTGGTATGGGTTTTTCTCTTCGCTTCTTCAAGAAGATGCCCGAGATTAGAAGAAGCAAATTGGTCTATTGTGTGGCACCTTCCTCAAGATCAATTCATTTTGAAGATGCTAAGCATGTAGTCATTTGTAGAGAGTTTGCTAAGGACGAGAGTTCGATTCTCTCCACCTCCATTTCTTTTAGGCTTTACTTTAAAAAAGCTGAGCGGCCCTTTGAACCTTGAAGTGCACAAAAAAGAACATATAGTGGTTCCGATTCAATCGTATAGAAAAATATTTTGTTTTGTGTTAAGCTATTGAGTATGAAAAAACTGACCCCTAGCCAGAGAGCTGACTTAGAACACAAGTTAAAGCATCCAAAAGACTATTCTGAACGGAATAGGCTTTGTGTAATTTTGGGCTATGATGAGGGTATCTCAACAAAAAATCTTGCTAAAGCACTCCGGATAAGCCCTATCACTGTTCAGGAATACCTCAGAGAATATGATTCCGAAAATAAAACTGGAAGTAGCCCTTGAGGCGGTAGTAAATCAAAACTTTCACAAGACCAAACAGAGTCTCTACTAAAACACCTACAGGAAAAGACCTATCTTAAAGACAAAGGGATCATAGCTTATGTGCATGAGCAATATAGGATAAAATATTCCCGAAGTGGCATGAAAGATTGGCTAATACAGCATGGATTTTCTTATAAACGTCCTAAAAAGATTCCTGAAAAACAACGAATTTTCATAGAACAATATAGGGCTTTAAAGGAGACCTTAAACCCTGATGAAGAGATTTATTTCATAGATGCTGTGCATCCTGAACATCAGTCCCAAGCCGTATGTCGATGGATCAAAAAAGGCGTTCAAAAGACTTTGCAGACATCCGGGAAACAATTGCGATTGCATTTTGCTGGAGCTCCTTGCCTGACAGGAATGAAGATTTTTACAGAGGAATATAAGACAGTTGAAGCCGATGCAATGCTCGATTTTTTCAAGAAACTAGAAAAACAGACACAGGCTCGAATTATTCATGTAATTTTGGATAATGCGAGATCAAACAAAAATAA
This is a stretch of genomic DNA from Candidatus Rhabdochlamydia oedothoracis. It encodes these proteins:
- a CDS encoding IS30 family transposase; protein product: MIFNNQTQGETLPKGYHHLTYDQRCQIYILKARGDTSSSIANILKVHHSTISRELKRNKGQRGYRHQQAQEKAFLRKNSQPNKKMTPQIVTRIEEKIKLQWSPIQISGWLKRHGKEHVSHETIYNHIWKDKRQGGQLYRELRHRGKKYNKQRKGASGRGNMPGRIDIKQRPCIVEKKTRLGDWELDTVIGAGHKGVIVSMVERTSKLTKLAKVSHKTAEEVSQALIEQLKPIKDFVHTLTADNGKEFAYHQMVSFELETDFYFATPYHSWERGLNEHTNGLVRQYFPKTQSFLDTTSKDIERVETLLNNRPRKALNFETPLEVFTRLSTNMLCSGAQ
- the ileS gene encoding isoleucine--tRNA ligase; the encoded protein is MFDINSQESFPEREERILAFWQKQNIFEKSVDQNRANPIFSVYDGPPFATGLPHYGHILAGTIKDVIPRYKTMQGYFVPRRFGWDCHGLPVENEIEKAKELSGASCIEKFGISQFNEECRSIVMRYTKEWEYTVMRMGRFVSFTDTWRTMDLSFMESVWWVFSQLYQRGLVYEGYKVMPFSAQLGTPLSNFEANLNYKEVDDPSLTVLFSLVDEPNTSFIVWTTTPWTLPSNLAIMVNENFEYVKIRREGQYYILAHNRLGHYFKEGEYEIITTFKGSSLVSKHYHPLFPYFASYEGFRVIAEVSVSSEEGTGLVHAAPAFGEVDFYACSKEGIEVVCPIDHNGKFTKLVPDYEGLFVKDADKEIIRRLKKEGKVLHHTQIRHRYPFCWRSDTPLIYRAVCTWFVAVEKIKDRMMDANRKIQWVPHHLKEGRFGKWLENARDWAISRNRYWGTPIPIWRSEDGEMIVLSSIEDLQQRTGIAVSDLHRHYIDSLTFIANGKEFKRIPEVFDCWFESGSMPYAQNHYPFEKKQETLDRFPADFIAEGLDQTRGWFYTLMVIATALFDQPAFKNVIVNGIILAEDGNKMSKRLKNYPEPQLVFNRYGADAVRLYLLNSPVVHAEDLRFSERGVELVLRQMLIPFWNSVVFLSTYAKIYQWDPKEVEFSAPQIDIDRWILSCLQGLIQEVTEGLDRYELHRAVDPFVKFIDQLTNWYIRRNRSRFWAEEDTIDRRLAFETLYTVLINLAKIAAPFIPFLSEAIYLYLKTYQDLQSVHLCSFPIYNPVYRDQLLEEQMSYVQTVVSMGHALRKESKLKVRQPLRSAFIVSSDLEILKQLKSQKQLIADELNVKEVIFKEDETAFVLLLVKPNFRVLGKKVGKLMSAVKTALENLSQKKLNRLLKENQYELVIENETILLSSEDITIERQVKEGLVASATGSVIVAIDIVLDEELLIEALARELVNKINTMRRDLSFAVSDRIEICLNTTEKVKRALSIHQNYVMTQVLGVKLEYNSKEEGSVWDLNGEKTFIAITRWE
- a CDS encoding tetratricopeptide repeat protein, which encodes MSIDPSYKTICINQASPLEFLKGKLSHIPILGNIVTRMQIKKVEKEDKLLNRALEHVKNNKYQLAEKCFLKYEKYGRKKIEHYEKARYEKVSLELGYSYLFGNSVEKNLDKAIDSFGKAGSLRSGLADKIYSWKNRGLDSQEKYFYLAEIFIDNIFSDTKPALKEKYMKEAVSYYEIAGNLGCIEAYLRLSPIYLYKMGELEKRIECLEKATELGSPIAKFILKSPLLGEIYTADLYFKKREFQQAINYYEKAAEKFHPQACMRLFEIYSQGIEGQIAVNPDLAKKYLEKYIACDKTIPYIDEDMVSSS
- a CDS encoding helix-turn-helix domain-containing protein → MKKLTPSQRADLEHKLKHPKDYSERNRLCVILGYDEGISTKNLAKALRISPITVQEYLREYDSENKTGSSP